The following DNA comes from bacterium.
TTTATTCTCAAGGAGGCAAAGGACGTCGGATTCATATTTTGGTTTTACCTTCTTCATTAGAAAAAGCGGAAAAGATTAATTTGGCTTTAGGTTGGCTTGGTAATTTGCGTTCAGACGGAAGACCGATTTTAGGAGTTGATGTTAAAAAACTCAGTGATTTGATTTGGCAAAAAGATAAAGATGCCTTAATTATTCCAGCTCACATTTGGACACCTTGGTTTTCTCTCTATGGGGCTAATTCTGGATTTGATTCAATCAAGGAAGCTTTTGGGGAGTTGGCAGAAAGAATATATGCTTTTGAAACTGGTCTTTCTTCTGATCCCCCAATGAACTGGCGGGTAAAGGAGGCAAGGGAAAGGGTTTTGGTTTCTAATTCTGATGCTCATTCCCCTGATAAGGTGGGGCGGGAGCTGACAGTAATAGATACAGAAGAAAAACTCACCTTTCCTCTTTTTGCTCGGATTCTTAAACAGGGTTATGTTTCTGATTTGGGCAAGATCTCTACAGTAGAGTTTTATCCTGAAGAGGGTAAATATCATTTAGATGGGCATCGTAAATGTGAGGTTAGTTTTGAGCCTTCAGAAACTAAAAAAATTGATGGTATTTGTCCTAAATGTAAAAAACCTTTAACCATAGGGGTGCTTCATCGAGTAGATAGTTTAGCTGACAGCAAAAAACCTCTGCCTCCAGAAGGTGCTGATTTTTCCTACGCTATTCCCTTAAAAGAGCTAATTGCTCAGATAGAAGGGGTGGGGGTTTCTTCCAGACGAGTCAAAGAGAGATACGAGCAGGTTGTTAGGCAGATGCCAGAGATCCAGTTTCTTTTAGAAGCAAAAGAAAAAGACTTGCTTAGAACAGGAGGAGAAGATTTGGCAGAGGCAGTATTGTCTATGCGTCAAGGTGAGGTTGAGAGAAAGGCAGGTTTTGATGGCCAGTTTGGTGAGATTAAAGTTAAAATACAACCAAAAAAAGAAGAGCAAGTCACTTTATTTTAGATGGTTTTAGAAGAGTATAAACACAAGAGAAAAAAAGGCAGGACTCCAGAACCTTTTTCAGCAGCAAAGAAAGGCAAGAGGGTTTTTGTAATTCAAAAACACTTTGCCAGCCACCGGCATTGGGATTTTAGATTGGCTTATCCAAAGAAAGAAGGTTGGGTTTTGAAAAGTTGGGCTATTCCCAAAGAGCCGCCCCAAAAGCCGGGAGTCAAACGCTTAGCGATGCAGACAGAAGATCACCCTTATGCTTATAAAGATTTTGAAGGCAGAATTCCTGAAGGAGAGTACGGAGCGGGAAAAGTGGTAATTTGGGATAAGGGAAGTTATAAAGTATTGCGTTGGTCTCCAGAGTTGATAGAGGTAAAATTAAAAGGTCGCAGATTACGAGGCGTTTATGTTTTGTTAAAGCCAGCAGGTTTTAGGGATAAAGAATGGTTGTTTTTTAAGAAATAAAGAAAAAATGAGAGTGTGAATAAAATGACCCAAGGAAAAAGTAAGAAAAAGCTTTGTTGTGTTAAAATAGTCTATTTTGTAAAATAAAAAATATATAATGGCTTCTTTGTTTGATAACCTTCCGGTTCTCGCCTTA
Coding sequences within:
- a CDS encoding 3'-phosphoesterase encodes the protein MVLEEYKHKRKKGRTPEPFSAAKKGKRVFVIQKHFASHRHWDFRLAYPKKEGWVLKSWAIPKEPPQKPGVKRLAMQTEDHPYAYKDFEGRIPEGEYGAGKVVIWDKGSYKVLRWSPELIEVKLKGRRLRGVYVLLKPAGFRDKEWLFFKK
- a CDS encoding DNA helicase UvrD, with protein sequence MRYYLDLHIHSKYSRAVSRDMDLEHLEKAAEEKGIHFIGTADFTHPEWFAELKSKLKEVDSGVYKLNPQAKTSFFISGEISCIYSQGGKGRRIHILVLPSSLEKAEKINLALGWLGNLRSDGRPILGVDVKKLSDLIWQKDKDALIIPAHIWTPWFSLYGANSGFDSIKEAFGELAERIYAFETGLSSDPPMNWRVKEARERVLVSNSDAHSPDKVGRELTVIDTEEKLTFPLFARILKQGYVSDLGKISTVEFYPEEGKYHLDGHRKCEVSFEPSETKKIDGICPKCKKPLTIGVLHRVDSLADSKKPLPPEGADFSYAIPLKELIAQIEGVGVSSRRVKERYEQVVRQMPEIQFLLEAKEKDLLRTGGEDLAEAVLSMRQGEVERKAGFDGQFGEIKVKIQPKKEEQVTLF